One Desulfobulbus propionicus DSM 2032 DNA segment encodes these proteins:
- a CDS encoding TIGR02285 family protein codes for MVHRRPSLASRMLVLLLLCIPSPLPAKDTVTWMEAVFPPFYIQSGANQEQGYGDIVTDILQEHLSDYEHEEVITNITRHFYKFKQGEKVCSAGLYKTAERDAFMYFSIPSFITLPPVLIIKKENIANFGHQTTVPLADVLANKGLMIGLAKDRSYGKTLDAILEQHKGQGNLVEFTGQELSFNLFQMLLRNRLDGIIGLPEEALYQAEQMGIRGQVLTLTLAENLQNYDGWMSSVGCSKNAWGKEMIEKINAILLEQRPTERYRAAYERWLDAGSIEQYRKAYSEVFLKTRP; via the coding sequence ATGGTCCATCGTCGTCCCTCCTTGGCCAGCAGAATGCTTGTACTCCTGTTGCTATGCATCCCCTCACCATTGCCGGCCAAGGACACGGTCACATGGATGGAGGCGGTTTTTCCTCCTTTTTACATTCAAAGCGGCGCCAACCAAGAACAGGGCTATGGCGACATAGTGACCGATATTCTCCAGGAACACCTGAGCGATTACGAGCATGAGGAGGTCATTACCAACATCACCCGCCATTTCTACAAATTCAAGCAAGGGGAAAAGGTGTGCAGCGCGGGGCTCTACAAGACGGCGGAACGGGACGCATTCATGTATTTCTCCATACCCAGCTTCATCACCCTTCCACCGGTGCTGATCATCAAAAAGGAAAATATCGCCAACTTCGGCCATCAAACAACGGTCCCCTTGGCAGACGTACTGGCCAACAAAGGGTTGATGATTGGCCTGGCCAAGGATCGTTCCTACGGCAAAACCTTGGACGCCATTCTCGAGCAGCACAAAGGCCAGGGCAATCTGGTCGAATTCACCGGCCAGGAGCTTTCCTTCAATCTCTTTCAAATGCTGTTGCGCAATCGCCTTGACGGCATCATCGGCCTGCCGGAAGAGGCCCTGTACCAAGCCGAGCAAATGGGCATCAGGGGTCAGGTGCTCACCCTGACCCTGGCGGAAAATTTGCAAAACTACGATGGATGGATGAGTTCGGTCGGATGTTCGAAAAACGCCTGGGGAAAGGAGATGATCGAGAAGATCAACGCGATCCTCCTCGAACAGCGGCCCACAGAACGATACCGGGCCGCTTACGAACGGTGGCTCGATGCCGGCAGTATCGAGCAGTATCGCAAGGCGTACAGCGAGGTTTTCCTCAAAACGCGCCCCTGA
- a CDS encoding SIR2 family NAD-dependent protein deacylase, with protein MKSLAPKQLADRFAAAAVAVRTARHAVALTGAGISVGSGIPDFRSPGGLWTVFSPEEYATLDVFYRNPAKAWELFRALGKVLIGKKPNAAHLALAELEQHGWLQGVITQNIDNLHQQAGSRRVFEIHGEHQHLQCLHCGDLRPIEPELYQCPDVPLCPHCSFPLKPNVVLFGESVRELEAIHEFVADCDLLLVIGTSTQVYPAAALPAMVQQNGGRIIECNREPALSSTSSGRFTDLFLQGDVLHTLPVLVDACRHPCVPPGPDRLAE; from the coding sequence ATGAAATCCCTTGCCCCAAAACAGCTTGCGGATCGTTTCGCTGCCGCCGCCGTTGCCGTGCGGACGGCAAGACATGCCGTGGCCCTGACCGGCGCCGGCATCTCGGTGGGCAGCGGCATCCCTGATTTCCGCAGCCCCGGGGGCTTATGGACCGTGTTCTCGCCGGAAGAGTATGCCACTCTCGATGTTTTTTACCGCAACCCGGCCAAGGCCTGGGAACTCTTCCGCGCCCTGGGGAAAGTTCTGATCGGGAAAAAACCCAACGCCGCCCACCTGGCCCTGGCCGAACTGGAACAGCATGGCTGGCTTCAGGGAGTGATTACCCAGAACATCGACAACCTTCATCAGCAGGCCGGCAGCCGCCGGGTGTTCGAGATCCACGGCGAACACCAGCACTTGCAATGTCTGCATTGCGGCGACCTGCGTCCCATTGAGCCTGAGCTGTACCAATGTCCCGATGTGCCGCTCTGCCCGCACTGTTCGTTTCCCCTCAAACCGAACGTGGTGCTGTTCGGCGAATCGGTGCGCGAGCTTGAGGCCATCCACGAATTCGTCGCCGACTGCGATCTGTTGCTGGTGATCGGCACCTCGACCCAAGTCTATCCGGCAGCCGCTCTTCCCGCCATGGTCCAACAAAACGGCGGCCGGATCATCGAATGCAACCGGGAACCGGCGCTATCCTCCACCAGTTCCGGCCGCTTCACCGATTTGTTTCTCCAGGGCGATGTCCTCCACACCCTGCCGGTGCTGGTCGATGCCTGCCGCCACCCGTGCGTGCCCCCCGGCCCTGACCGCCTGGCTGAGTAA
- a CDS encoding DEAD/DEAH box helicase: MTTATFARFGLHPDLVQTVTELGFTDPTPIQQAAIPLLLEGRDLIGQAQTGTGKTAAFGLPLLQRITPRQQGVQALVLAPTRELAIQVAEAIQRYGQQRGITVLAVYGGQAYQQQIRSLRQGVEVIVGTPGRLLDLMNQGTLDLTTVRTVVLDEADEMLSMGFVEDIELILDRIPAERQTMLFSATISKRVLGLSARYLRDPETVSITPKQLTGATIEQRYYLVNQQDKVAALTRLFEMETIDSALIFTRTRIGTGELANQLTSRGFPAEALNGDLSQDARIQVLNRFRNGQVKVLVATDVAARGLDIDDISHVFNFDLPDDPEVYVHRVGRTGRAGREGIAISLLTPKDRWILRRIEDYARYKLTRAELPTIQQIENHRQALLMEQLEVWIRRGRCRREREVVEMLLQTGHQAEDIAAAALKLARGEEKKRPIDPITPIKEEQFNPRERKNDRFPRRGGQAGTGPGGRRGHDRDRDMVPLRLNVGRADGVGVNHVVASLAHYSGVAAVQLGKIRLEADHTLVDVPEPLVGRLLSKNGAYRIGRRAVNLERA, encoded by the coding sequence ATGACCACCGCAACCTTTGCCCGCTTTGGCCTGCATCCCGATTTGGTGCAGACCGTAACCGAACTCGGTTTTACCGATCCCACCCCCATTCAACAGGCCGCCATTCCGCTGCTGCTCGAAGGCCGCGACCTGATCGGCCAGGCCCAGACCGGCACCGGCAAAACCGCTGCCTTTGGCCTCCCGCTGCTGCAACGGATCACACCCCGCCAACAGGGGGTCCAGGCCCTGGTCCTGGCGCCCACCCGTGAGTTGGCCATCCAGGTGGCCGAGGCCATCCAGCGATACGGCCAGCAGCGGGGGATTACCGTGCTGGCTGTGTATGGCGGCCAGGCCTATCAACAGCAGATCCGCAGTCTACGCCAGGGCGTCGAGGTGATCGTCGGCACCCCCGGCCGTCTGCTCGACCTCATGAATCAGGGCACGCTCGATCTGACCACGGTGCGGACCGTGGTTCTTGACGAGGCCGACGAGATGCTGAGCATGGGTTTTGTCGAGGATATCGAATTGATCCTCGACCGCATTCCCGCCGAACGTCAGACCATGCTCTTTTCCGCCACCATCTCCAAGCGGGTCCTGGGCCTGTCCGCCCGCTACCTGCGCGACCCGGAAACAGTGTCCATCACCCCCAAGCAGTTGACCGGCGCCACCATCGAACAGCGCTATTACCTGGTCAACCAGCAGGACAAGGTGGCGGCCCTGACCCGACTGTTCGAAATGGAGACCATCGATAGCGCCCTGATCTTCACCCGCACCCGAATTGGAACCGGCGAATTAGCCAACCAACTGACTTCACGAGGTTTCCCAGCCGAAGCTCTCAACGGTGACCTCAGCCAGGATGCCCGTATCCAGGTGTTGAACCGGTTTCGCAACGGCCAGGTCAAGGTCCTGGTGGCCACCGACGTGGCCGCACGCGGTCTGGACATCGACGACATCTCCCACGTGTTCAACTTCGATCTGCCCGACGACCCCGAGGTCTATGTCCACCGGGTGGGTCGTACCGGTCGGGCTGGCCGGGAAGGGATCGCCATCTCCCTCCTCACCCCCAAGGACCGGTGGATTCTCCGCCGGATCGAGGACTATGCCCGCTACAAGCTGACCCGGGCCGAACTGCCGACCATCCAGCAGATCGAGAACCATCGCCAGGCCCTGCTGATGGAGCAGTTGGAGGTGTGGATTCGCCGGGGCCGTTGCCGCCGGGAACGGGAAGTGGTGGAGATGCTGCTGCAAACCGGCCACCAGGCCGAGGATATCGCCGCCGCCGCCCTCAAGCTGGCCCGGGGCGAGGAAAAAAAACGGCCCATCGATCCGATCACGCCGATCAAGGAAGAGCAGTTCAATCCGCGTGAGCGCAAGAATGATCGCTTCCCACGTCGTGGCGGTCAGGCCGGGACAGGACCAGGGGGGCGACGGGGACACGACCGCGACAGGGACATGGTGCCGCTCAGGCTCAATGTCGGCCGGGCCGATGGGGTTGGCGTCAACCATGTGGTGGCCTCGCTGGCCCATTATTCCGGGGTCGCTGCCGTTCAATTGGGCAAGATCCGGTTGGAAGCGGACCATACCTTGGTCGATGTGCCGGAGCCATTGGTCGGTCGCCTGCTTTCAAAAAACGGTGCGTACCGGATCGGCCGGCGCGCGGTGAACCTGGAGCGGGCCTGA
- a CDS encoding proton-conducting transporter membrane subunit: protein MDILLLTLPVLLASGLAPLLTARWFRCCKALHTTLLSAGCLGGLYSLFTFWQHPATATFSCSWLHTFTLSFALDSLGAVFLLPVFLLVPVISLYGYHYLDQATHFRRTALSHFFFSLLTIAMILVTLADNMVTFALAWELMSLSSFALVMHDWEKEQTQSAGYLYLLFTQTGALCIFAAFGLVFQATGSLAFAQMSSIPPGIKLAVFCLTLAGFGSKAGLFPLHVWLPHAHPAAPSHVSALMSGVMIKMGIYGLVRFYFLLDSPTPIFARTILVLGMISGLLGVVYALGKHDLKRLLAYHSIENIGIILIGCGLGMLGLASGNRIMAAFGFAGGILHVLNHALFKSLLFLGAGSILQATGLRHLDQLGGLMRTMPVTGRTFLTGAVAISGLPPLNGFISEFLIYYAAFQGLVLGGTDFLFSMAAIISLALIGGLAAGCFTKVVGIVLLGEPRHTHGREQGDAALSMRAAMVFLALVCVLIGLWPEPFVRFAFAGLASLKPFTAIPGEVSGTIAHHLAVAGRLFLGLLIVLMGCRWLLYRNKPVSQSGTWGCGFTQATSRIQYTGTSYARSLVEFHRPLVRVRTTYPGLGKIFPGSVAYVSKVEDVAELGLHCLLIRPLLKGVEKLRWIQHGHIQLYIGYIVLTIAVLLLVV, encoded by the coding sequence ATGGATATTCTGCTGCTGACCCTGCCCGTTCTCCTGGCCAGTGGTCTTGCCCCGCTCCTGACCGCCCGCTGGTTTCGTTGCTGCAAAGCCTTGCACACCACTCTCCTGAGCGCCGGTTGTCTCGGTGGCCTGTACAGCCTGTTCACCTTCTGGCAACACCCCGCGACCGCCACTTTTTCCTGTTCCTGGCTGCACACCTTTACCCTCTCCTTTGCCCTCGATTCGCTCGGGGCGGTCTTTCTGCTGCCCGTTTTCCTGCTCGTGCCGGTCATCTCCCTGTACGGCTACCATTACCTTGATCAGGCCACTCATTTCCGGCGAACAGCTCTCAGCCATTTCTTTTTCAGCCTGCTGACAATCGCCATGATCCTGGTCACCCTTGCCGACAACATGGTGACCTTTGCCCTGGCGTGGGAATTGATGTCCCTTTCGTCTTTTGCCCTGGTGATGCATGACTGGGAAAAGGAGCAAACCCAGAGTGCCGGATATCTCTACCTGCTCTTCACCCAAACCGGCGCGCTCTGCATTTTCGCGGCCTTCGGCCTTGTGTTCCAGGCGACCGGTTCGCTTGCCTTTGCCCAGATGAGCTCCATCCCCCCAGGCATCAAACTCGCGGTCTTTTGCCTCACCTTGGCGGGGTTTGGCTCCAAGGCCGGCCTGTTTCCCCTCCATGTCTGGCTTCCCCATGCCCATCCGGCCGCTCCCAGCCATGTCTCGGCCCTGATGTCCGGGGTGATGATCAAGATGGGGATTTATGGCCTTGTTCGCTTCTATTTCCTCCTGGACAGCCCAACGCCGATTTTTGCCCGGACCATTCTCGTGCTCGGCATGATCTCCGGCCTGCTCGGCGTGGTGTACGCCCTCGGCAAACACGATCTCAAACGGCTCTTGGCCTACCACAGCATCGAAAACATCGGCATCATTCTTATCGGCTGCGGCCTGGGCATGCTGGGACTTGCCTCGGGCAACCGGATCATGGCCGCCTTCGGGTTTGCCGGAGGCATACTGCACGTGCTCAATCACGCCCTGTTCAAATCCCTGCTTTTTCTCGGCGCCGGGTCCATTCTCCAGGCCACCGGTCTCCGCCATCTTGACCAGTTGGGCGGGCTGATGCGCACCATGCCGGTCACCGGCCGCACCTTTCTCACCGGCGCGGTGGCGATTTCCGGACTGCCTCCTCTGAACGGCTTCATCAGTGAATTTCTCATCTACTACGCCGCGTTTCAGGGGCTGGTATTGGGCGGCACCGACTTTCTCTTCTCCATGGCCGCGATCATCTCGTTGGCGCTCATCGGCGGCTTGGCCGCGGGCTGCTTCACCAAGGTCGTGGGGATTGTCCTGCTCGGCGAACCGCGCCACACCCACGGCCGAGAACAAGGCGATGCCGCCTTGTCCATGCGCGCGGCCATGGTCTTCCTCGCCCTCGTCTGCGTTCTCATTGGCCTGTGGCCGGAACCCTTTGTCCGTTTTGCCTTTGCAGGACTGGCCAGCCTCAAACCCTTTACAGCTATCCCGGGAGAGGTCAGCGGCACCATCGCGCACCATCTTGCCGTGGCCGGCCGTCTCTTTCTCGGACTGCTGATTGTCCTCATGGGGTGCCGTTGGCTATTGTACCGGAACAAGCCCGTCAGCCAAAGCGGCACCTGGGGCTGCGGCTTTACCCAGGCAACCAGCCGCATCCAATACACCGGCACATCCTATGCCCGGAGCCTGGTCGAATTTCATCGCCCTTTGGTCAGGGTGCGGACCACCTACCCAGGCCTTGGCAAAATCTTCCCCGGCAGCGTCGCCTATGTCAGCAAAGTCGAGGATGTGGCCGAACTCGGTCTCCATTGCCTCCTCATCCGGCCACTGCTCAAGGGTGTGGAAAAACTGCGCTGGATTCAGCACGGCCACATTCAACTCTACATTGGCTATATTGTCCTCACCATCGCTGTCCTCCTGCTGGTGGTCTAA
- a CDS encoding respiratory chain complex I subunit 1 family protein: MESLFSFFLALLVAPLFPGIILKTKALFAGKKGPPLLIKYYTLAKLLRKGSVYSTSTSFVFRLGPPIACATSLMALLFFPFAGIPPLIAFHGDVIVLFYLLGLGRFFTIVAALDTASPFEGMGAAREAFFSTLAEGTIFVILILFFRMSGSLSLAGYFSGSPSISIAGPQGALLLLVIVALFMVLLAENSRVPVDDPATHLELTMIHEVMILDHSGPDLALIELGAFYKLFFYASFVACLIKPLFPAGPIVNTLLFYGLLTAVYLAIGITESITARLKMNLVPKYILTSFALAFFAIILTMELV; this comes from the coding sequence ATGGAATCCCTGTTCTCTTTTTTCCTGGCACTGCTGGTGGCGCCCCTGTTTCCCGGCATCATCCTCAAAACCAAGGCCTTGTTCGCCGGCAAAAAAGGGCCGCCGCTTCTGATCAAATACTACACCTTGGCAAAACTGCTGCGAAAAGGATCGGTCTACAGCACCAGCACCAGTTTTGTCTTTCGCCTCGGCCCCCCGATTGCCTGCGCCACCTCGCTCATGGCCCTGCTGTTCTTTCCCTTTGCCGGCATTCCGCCGCTGATCGCCTTCCATGGCGACGTGATCGTCCTGTTTTATCTTCTTGGTCTGGGAAGATTTTTTACCATCGTCGCCGCCCTGGACACGGCCTCGCCCTTTGAAGGCATGGGCGCGGCCCGCGAGGCCTTTTTCTCCACCCTTGCGGAAGGGACGATCTTTGTCATTCTGATTCTTTTTTTCCGCATGAGCGGCTCGCTCAGCCTGGCCGGATATTTCTCGGGCAGCCCTTCGATCTCGATTGCCGGCCCCCAGGGCGCCCTGCTGTTGCTGGTCATCGTGGCCTTATTCATGGTTCTGCTGGCCGAGAACTCGCGCGTGCCGGTGGACGATCCGGCGACCCATCTGGAACTGACCATGATCCACGAGGTGATGATCCTCGATCACAGCGGCCCTGACCTGGCTCTGATCGAACTGGGGGCCTTCTACAAGCTGTTCTTTTACGCCTCCTTTGTCGCCTGCCTGATCAAGCCGCTGTTCCCGGCCGGGCCGATCGTCAACACCCTGCTGTTTTACGGACTGCTGACCGCGGTCTACCTGGCCATCGGCATTACCGAGTCAATCACTGCCCGGTTGAAGATGAACCTGGTTCCCAAGTACATCCTGACTTCCTTTGCCCTGGCCTTTTTCGCCATCATCCTCACCATGGAGCTTGTGTGA
- a CDS encoding proton-conducting transporter membrane subunit, whose amino-acid sequence MLESIFCVPLFTGLIALFLPIKLGRIVLVVSGLLHLQMTLLAWLTSFTPLLPGYFGSAPSGMLVLVVTSFIFLCIAPYSVFYMREQEMQSEPIFIGCMLLFLATMSMAALAEHPIVFWIAVEATTLVSAPLIFINRSKKALEATWKYVLICSVGIALALLGFFFITLSMEQADLDVPLTFSSLNSAARQLDPSWLKTGFIFVLIGFGTKMGLAPMHTWLPDAHSEAPSPASALLSGALLNCAFLGIYKVHTLMVLAGLGDFSGSLLIGFGLFSILVAGIFILNQSDYKRMLAYSSIENMGVIAFGVGIGGLGLYGAMLHLIHHSLLKSSLFLSAGNLVLGFGTKLVARCGGMVSLLPRTFVSFFAGFVGISGLPPFGIFLSELMILLGAFQTGHPLAAGLFIATLVLVLAGFARIVTAMSFSPRQEEVLVEEQTLRIIPPLALLLTSALLCVWMPEPLFRTIVNTIAVIGGTIHG is encoded by the coding sequence ATGCTCGAATCCATTTTCTGTGTACCGCTGTTCACGGGTCTGATCGCCCTCTTTTTGCCGATCAAGCTGGGCCGAATCGTTCTGGTGGTCAGTGGCCTGCTCCATCTGCAGATGACCCTGCTCGCCTGGCTGACCTCCTTTACCCCCCTGCTGCCCGGTTATTTCGGCAGCGCCCCCTCCGGCATGCTGGTGCTGGTGGTCACGTCGTTCATCTTCCTGTGCATCGCTCCATACAGCGTGTTCTACATGCGTGAGCAGGAAATGCAGAGCGAACCGATCTTCATCGGCTGCATGCTGCTCTTTCTCGCGACCATGAGCATGGCGGCCCTGGCCGAGCATCCGATCGTCTTCTGGATCGCTGTTGAAGCCACCACCCTGGTCAGCGCACCGCTGATCTTTATCAACCGTTCGAAAAAGGCCCTGGAGGCCACCTGGAAGTATGTGCTCATCTGTTCGGTGGGCATTGCCTTGGCCCTGCTCGGTTTCTTTTTCATCACCCTGTCCATGGAACAAGCCGATCTTGACGTGCCGCTAACCTTCTCCTCGCTCAACAGCGCCGCCCGCCAACTCGATCCGAGCTGGCTGAAGACCGGATTCATCTTCGTCCTCATCGGATTTGGCACCAAAATGGGTTTGGCGCCCATGCACACCTGGCTACCCGATGCCCACAGCGAGGCGCCCAGCCCTGCCTCGGCCCTGCTGTCTGGCGCGCTGCTCAACTGTGCCTTCCTGGGCATCTACAAGGTGCACACCCTGATGGTCCTGGCCGGCTTGGGCGACTTCTCCGGATCGCTGCTCATCGGCTTCGGCTTGTTCTCCATCCTGGTGGCCGGCATCTTTATCCTCAACCAGTCGGATTACAAACGGATGCTCGCCTATTCGAGCATCGAGAACATGGGCGTGATCGCCTTTGGCGTCGGCATCGGCGGCCTCGGCCTGTACGGGGCCATGCTCCATCTCATCCATCATTCGCTGCTCAAATCCTCGCTCTTTCTTTCCGCCGGCAATCTGGTGCTTGGCTTCGGCACCAAACTGGTGGCACGGTGCGGTGGCATGGTCAGCCTGCTGCCTCGAACCTTTGTCTCCTTTTTTGCCGGTTTTGTCGGCATCTCCGGATTGCCGCCCTTTGGCATCTTTCTCAGCGAATTGATGATCCTGCTCGGGGCCTTTCAAACCGGCCACCCCCTGGCTGCCGGGCTGTTCATCGCCACCCTGGTGCTGGTGCTCGCCGGTTTTGCCCGGATTGTCACCGCCATGTCCTTTAGCCCCCGCCAGGAAGAAGTTTTGGTCGAGGAGCAGACCCTGCGGATCATCCCGCCCCTTGCCCTGCTGCTGACTTCGGCCCTGCTCTGCGTCTGGATGCCCGAACCCCTTTTCCGGACCATCGTCAACACCATCGCGGTGATCGGAGGAACCATCCATGGATAA
- a CDS encoding hydrogenase, protein MDNLLRIDNGELIERQRIPRVDFSHFLRLLTDFVHANGYVVQLFAYPEEGQTRLLAVVRNSNLFVLETTVDREFPSLTLAGGAKFSMFEREIAEQYGLMPLGHPWLKMVRYHPNYTGQPDVFGNDYQQDIPGNYPYFRIEGEAIHEVGVGPVHAGIIEPGHFRFQCAGEEVLHLEIQLGYQHRGLEPMLTTVPRKRLPILCEAIAGDTTIGHTLCCCQAIESLAGLSVEPGARTVRTIALELERIANHIGDLGALSGDVAFNPPAAYFGRIRGEFLNLLLTLCGNRFGKSLIRPGGVTQPMATEQRQIIRAKIKELRKEIIQVCDLLFSAHTVLARFEDTGTVIRKVADQLGLVGYCGRASGLEYDVREFFPTERYAELPANSNRVTNGDVYSRAMVRREEILHALGLIETLLAEQEEPHRPVCWQEGDLAPASFVVTLNEGWRGEVSHCVLTDAHGNILRYKVKDPSFHNWTGLAMALRNQEISDFPLCNKSFNLSYCGFDL, encoded by the coding sequence ATGGATAACCTGCTGCGGATCGACAACGGCGAACTGATCGAACGGCAGCGGATACCGCGCGTCGATTTCAGCCATTTCCTGCGCTTGCTGACCGACTTCGTCCATGCCAACGGCTACGTGGTCCAACTGTTTGCCTACCCGGAGGAAGGGCAGACTCGTCTGCTGGCCGTTGTCCGCAACAGCAACCTGTTTGTGCTCGAGACAACGGTTGACCGCGAGTTTCCTTCGTTGACCCTTGCCGGCGGCGCCAAATTCAGCATGTTTGAGCGGGAAATCGCCGAACAGTACGGTTTGATGCCGCTGGGCCACCCTTGGCTGAAAATGGTCCGCTACCACCCCAATTACACGGGACAGCCCGACGTCTTCGGCAACGACTACCAGCAGGACATCCCCGGCAACTACCCGTATTTCCGGATCGAGGGCGAAGCCATCCACGAGGTCGGGGTTGGGCCGGTGCACGCCGGAATCATCGAACCGGGCCACTTTCGCTTCCAGTGCGCCGGCGAAGAGGTTCTCCATCTTGAGATTCAACTGGGCTACCAGCACCGGGGCCTTGAGCCCATGCTGACCACGGTGCCCCGCAAACGATTGCCCATCCTGTGCGAGGCCATCGCCGGGGATACCACCATCGGTCATACTCTCTGCTGCTGTCAAGCCATCGAGTCCCTGGCCGGCCTTTCGGTCGAACCCGGCGCCCGCACGGTTCGCACCATTGCCCTTGAGCTGGAGCGAATCGCCAACCATATCGGCGACCTTGGCGCCCTCAGCGGCGACGTGGCCTTTAACCCGCCCGCAGCCTATTTCGGCCGTATCCGCGGCGAATTCCTCAATCTGCTGCTCACCCTGTGCGGCAACCGTTTCGGCAAGAGCCTCATCCGGCCGGGCGGTGTCACCCAGCCGATGGCGACGGAGCAACGGCAGATCATCCGCGCTAAAATCAAGGAACTGCGCAAGGAAATCATCCAGGTCTGCGATCTACTGTTCTCGGCCCATACGGTTCTGGCCCGGTTCGAGGACACCGGCACGGTCATCCGCAAGGTCGCCGATCAACTCGGCCTGGTGGGATATTGCGGCCGTGCCTCCGGCCTGGAATACGATGTGCGCGAATTTTTCCCCACCGAACGATACGCCGAGCTGCCCGCCAACAGCAACCGGGTGACCAACGGCGATGTGTACAGCCGGGCCATGGTCCGGCGCGAGGAAATCCTGCACGCGCTTGGCTTGATCGAAACCCTGCTGGCCGAACAGGAAGAGCCGCATCGGCCGGTTTGCTGGCAGGAGGGTGACCTTGCACCGGCGAGTTTCGTCGTGACCCTCAACGAAGGGTGGCGAGGCGAAGTCTCCCACTGCGTGCTGACCGATGCACACGGCAACATCCTGCGCTACAAGGTCAAGGACCCATCCTTCCACAACTGGACAGGACTGGCCATGGCCCTGCGCAACCAGGAAATCTCGGATTTTCCGTTGTGTAACAAGAGCTTCAACCTCAGCTACTGCGGCTTTGATCTCTAG
- a CDS encoding hydrogenase, with amino-acid sequence MFKVLYNRLEQGYRTSSYPTKPIALYSRFRGIPEINADCDPAIARQCAALCPQEAIIAEEKKIDLGRCTFCGACALVANGAFVRFTQNFELGTAHRDHLITGGSLPDLASHAKAHFKKLFGRSLQLRQVSAGGCNACEADTNVLNTPFFDLSRFGIDFVASPRHADGIHVTGPITRNMRTALLDTYAAVPAPKVVIASGCCAISGGPFHGSREILGDLNALIPVDLYIPGCPPHPLTTLHALLAFFKK; translated from the coding sequence ATGTTCAAGGTACTCTACAACCGACTGGAACAGGGATATCGGACCAGCAGCTATCCCACGAAACCAATCGCCCTTTATTCACGATTTCGAGGAATTCCAGAAATCAATGCCGACTGCGATCCGGCCATTGCCCGCCAATGCGCCGCACTCTGTCCCCAGGAAGCCATCATCGCGGAGGAGAAGAAAATTGATCTGGGTCGCTGCACCTTCTGTGGCGCCTGTGCCTTGGTGGCGAACGGGGCATTTGTCCGTTTCACCCAGAATTTCGAATTGGGCACGGCCCATCGTGACCATCTGATTACCGGCGGCTCGCTGCCTGACCTGGCCAGTCACGCCAAGGCCCATTTCAAAAAACTTTTCGGCCGTTCGTTGCAACTCCGCCAGGTTTCAGCCGGCGGGTGCAACGCCTGCGAGGCCGATACCAATGTGTTGAACACGCCCTTTTTCGATCTCTCCCGGTTCGGCATCGACTTTGTCGCCTCGCCGCGACATGCGGACGGCATTCATGTCACCGGGCCGATTACCCGGAACATGAGAACCGCCCTGCTCGATACTTATGCCGCGGTACCCGCCCCCAAGGTGGTGATCGCCAGCGGCTGTTGTGCGATTTCCGGCGGTCCTTTTCATGGTTCCCGTGAAATCCTGGGCGACCTCAATGCGCTCATCCCGGTGGACCTCTACATTCCGGGCTGCCCGCCGCATCCCCTCACCACCCTCCACGCCCTGCTGGCCTTTTTCAAGAAATAA